A single genomic interval of Salinarchaeum sp. IM2453 harbors:
- a CDS encoding YgjP-like metallopeptidase domain-containing protein has product MTTVDSYISSIYLLLDQYLYSIHYRLSYNTCTIFSEYIDSEGATDAPTIDRKLHESTYLKASDHSSSFWVLVDEYNPEYQSHASWLEEYSSQLVFRTEEL; this is encoded by the coding sequence ATTACAACGGTTGATTCCTACATTTCTTCAATATATTTACTACTTGATCAGTACCTGTACTCAATTCACTACCGCCTTTCATATAATACTTGTACGATATTTTCTGAGTATATCGACTCAGAAGGTGCAACTGATGCTCCCACCATTGACCGTAAATTACACGAGTCAACCTATCTGAAAGCATCTGATCACTCCAGTTCATTCTGGGTACTGGTGGACGAGTACAATCCAGAATACCAGAGCCACGCGTCGTGGCTTGAAGAGTACAGTAGCCAGCTCGTGTTTAGGACAGAAGAATTGTAA
- a CDS encoding DNA translocase FtsK — MSKTNKIQRDSFKNSKELIGRAIGQQTVDRLTEENIGVIIESPPRFDAEAFVDTLCSSTEYDVGLAMVSISEADINTLQAQARDSSVQITDRVSVAVNWRNGTETEFKWDGRIEPEKLVILVRGDHARLNSMKDFEGMIDLPLAEVTREITNQMKHQDPFAGSPPAEAVWETIGSNLYDRFEISAVADYATATLRDSKQGSLDALGTQLYRLRLFADPGLNDPDEIPNRLADNLDLVLRVSHMSRRDRRRLTNSINKVDDGEREEREQAVAKLRRFERTGDAKILGELTYKEVDDIFSTSTQPSRRRSTNTTTTRRDVESVGVEAVFDDETDELKRISEEFDDEYREAINKEENSVEIDFTHDEQLAFNVNDDLHYFVSHFVTEESFGGIIHSPEDQSNAIKNFQALQTVKFQPYGGDSSFKKLRRAAESTGKFEDLVEAIDRYVTTRKKLVDALPGLLSAPLIRLLGDEELLSESENYIEAYREVQNRLDKKYREIQKVSSEGASKLLSDFLLFDTIIFEYEDERELMLSPLHPLHLWKYTELARNMKEEKESLSQEEQRFLIDSVDEQPHVLRSIHVGGNYRLSEKTYLVQSTEIDRLPVYTQIENASEGTNSQFYDYIINKFVSAYPPSQRHIKISVIDPLEPENLLSDITDLAEEDQIQGATVEFAFIKNEETSIFSNSNSGNVSEDIINLFGPDNDSGNFEILTREYPSYSSYADNLDENPKHFVLLNDQSDFNIQTFERDTDTAIHPLYVPKEFEYDLLEDKINISPSKEGMLFSEYQDLTNQLYNQRQSIHNAEVNDLNIEKETVERFLQSSLWVSISSPPMNRDPFWRDNLISRERRGDRDFATYSADIGYFRRVLRRIINDYRLAPDDTDLEEIAERIADIQQSGLLRLVTKETLGGGKSKNNKGLLGSIIAVQWLQQTLADPKLIFSIDNPRTREWLNLGDSQSRADILTVQFDDDDGLILDIIEIKTVEEASNAYTITDDNGAKIIEGSAVDQVFKTAETIRGLFSGESNLTTSPRKEALREQLYYKLISAEEIGDMQEWAVRINEVFSGEAQIKINPRIISVEVTSEATSDERIDGVTPNAQSVRVDKLPRESIKRLIISGIEDRKGQDEKKQLTPEKETTDESAENERNVAEETSEETGGSSFTSNDFGDPQLHADTVETLKRVLNDFRIDIREIDPDNVEVGPNVVRFKIRLAPGEKQNSLENRTEDIAREMAFDKEPMVQRLRGTEYVALDVPREDSVVVPLREYKTHYRTADEISTESLPFLAGVTPDGEIHHSDLSKAPHMLVGGATGSGKTVFLYSLIMNFIEQKGEKNIEFALIDPKETDFIFFDALPNLVTDDVITDPNDAADLFEWLVDEEIPRRKELLRKNVCRDIGEYNEQNPNDQMSPIVIVIDEYSDFLQQLGADAGETENNVRRIAQIARAQGIHLVISTQRPSHEAIDTDLRANLNTRVAFRLPKQADSRILIDEGGAEELGGNGDMLFKNSKETVRLQGFYVDSDDIRNLITKYR, encoded by the coding sequence ATGAGTAAGACTAATAAAATACAACGCGACTCTTTCAAGAACAGTAAAGAGTTAATCGGAAGAGCAATCGGACAACAGACTGTTGACCGGTTAACTGAAGAAAATATTGGTGTTATCATCGAATCACCGCCGCGGTTTGACGCAGAGGCCTTTGTCGATACACTGTGCAGTAGTACAGAGTATGATGTTGGGTTAGCGATGGTTAGCATCAGTGAAGCTGATATAAATACCCTTCAGGCGCAGGCTAGGGACTCGTCTGTCCAGATTACCGACAGAGTGAGCGTAGCTGTTAATTGGAGGAACGGAACTGAAACAGAGTTCAAGTGGGATGGCCGTATAGAACCCGAAAAGCTAGTAATCCTAGTTCGAGGAGATCATGCTCGCCTGAACTCGATGAAAGATTTTGAGGGGATGATTGACCTTCCGCTGGCAGAAGTTACGAGAGAGATAACTAATCAAATGAAACACCAGGATCCGTTCGCGGGTAGTCCTCCAGCCGAGGCGGTCTGGGAAACAATAGGGTCAAATCTCTACGACCGGTTTGAAATTTCTGCGGTGGCCGATTACGCTACGGCTACCCTCCGGGATAGTAAGCAAGGTTCACTCGACGCTTTGGGAACCCAACTGTATAGGCTTCGCCTATTCGCTGATCCTGGACTTAATGACCCGGATGAAATTCCAAACCGGTTGGCAGATAATCTAGATCTCGTGCTTCGAGTTTCTCACATGTCCAGACGAGATCGCCGCCGCCTCACCAATAGTATTAATAAGGTTGATGACGGAGAGCGCGAAGAACGAGAACAAGCCGTTGCTAAGCTTCGTCGGTTCGAGCGGACTGGTGATGCGAAAATTCTGGGAGAATTGACATACAAAGAAGTAGACGATATTTTCTCAACGTCAACACAACCTTCTCGAAGGCGGTCCACAAACACCACTACCACCCGTCGGGATGTTGAATCAGTAGGTGTTGAGGCTGTCTTCGATGACGAGACGGATGAGTTGAAACGTATTTCGGAGGAATTCGATGACGAGTATCGAGAAGCTATTAATAAAGAAGAGAACAGCGTTGAGATAGACTTCACCCACGATGAACAATTAGCATTCAACGTAAATGACGATCTCCATTATTTTGTCAGTCATTTTGTTACGGAGGAGTCATTTGGTGGGATAATTCACAGTCCGGAGGATCAATCAAACGCCATTAAGAATTTCCAAGCCCTTCAAACGGTGAAATTCCAGCCATATGGCGGAGATAGTAGCTTCAAGAAGCTACGTCGAGCAGCCGAGAGTACCGGTAAGTTTGAGGACTTGGTTGAAGCGATTGACCGTTATGTCACAACTCGAAAAAAACTCGTCGACGCCTTACCGGGATTGCTTTCAGCACCTCTTATCCGGTTGCTGGGTGATGAGGAGTTACTTAGTGAGTCAGAAAACTATATTGAGGCATATCGAGAGGTCCAGAATAGATTAGACAAGAAATACCGAGAAATACAGAAAGTGAGCTCAGAAGGGGCGTCAAAACTTCTATCTGATTTCCTTTTGTTTGATACGATCATCTTCGAGTACGAAGATGAAAGGGAACTCATGTTATCTCCGCTCCATCCTCTTCATCTCTGGAAATATACCGAGTTGGCACGGAATATGAAAGAGGAAAAGGAATCTCTGTCACAAGAAGAACAGCGTTTCCTCATTGATAGTGTTGATGAACAGCCTCATGTTCTTCGGAGCATCCATGTCGGCGGGAATTACCGTCTATCGGAAAAAACATATCTCGTTCAGTCAACAGAAATTGATCGCCTTCCGGTTTACACACAGATTGAGAATGCTTCAGAAGGAACGAACTCTCAATTCTACGACTATATTATTAACAAGTTTGTCTCGGCATACCCACCATCTCAACGTCATATTAAAATTAGCGTAATTGATCCTCTTGAGCCAGAAAACCTACTTTCCGACATTACAGACCTTGCCGAGGAAGACCAAATTCAGGGAGCCACTGTAGAGTTCGCATTCATTAAAAACGAGGAGACGTCGATTTTCAGCAACTCGAACTCAGGTAACGTATCTGAGGACATAATCAATCTGTTTGGACCAGACAATGATTCTGGTAACTTTGAGATACTAACCAGAGAATATCCCAGTTACAGCAGTTACGCTGATAATCTAGACGAAAATCCAAAGCATTTTGTCTTACTCAACGATCAGAGTGATTTCAATATACAGACGTTCGAGCGAGACACTGACACTGCAATCCATCCGCTGTATGTTCCCAAAGAATTCGAATACGATCTTCTAGAAGATAAGATAAACATATCTCCGTCAAAGGAAGGTATGCTATTCTCCGAATACCAAGATCTAACCAATCAGCTTTACAACCAACGTCAATCAATCCACAACGCCGAAGTCAATGATCTAAACATTGAGAAAGAGACTGTAGAAAGGTTTCTCCAGTCTTCTCTCTGGGTATCTATTTCATCGCCTCCAATGAATAGGGATCCGTTCTGGAGGGATAATCTGATTTCCCGAGAACGACGCGGAGACCGTGACTTTGCCACATACTCTGCAGATATCGGTTATTTCAGACGAGTTCTTCGTCGGATCATTAATGACTACCGTTTGGCTCCAGATGACACCGATCTTGAAGAGATTGCAGAAAGGATAGCAGACATACAACAGTCAGGTCTCCTGCGCTTAGTTACTAAAGAGACACTTGGAGGTGGAAAATCGAAGAACAACAAAGGATTATTAGGATCGATTATCGCAGTACAGTGGCTCCAACAGACTCTCGCTGATCCAAAACTTATTTTCTCAATCGACAATCCTCGGACCAGGGAATGGCTGAACCTTGGGGACAGTCAAAGCCGAGCTGACATTCTCACAGTTCAGTTCGATGATGATGATGGGCTCATTCTGGATATCATTGAAATCAAAACGGTTGAAGAGGCCAGTAATGCTTACACGATTACAGACGACAATGGTGCCAAAATCATCGAAGGTAGTGCTGTTGATCAAGTGTTCAAAACAGCAGAGACAATCCGAGGGTTATTCAGTGGTGAGAGTAATCTCACGACGTCTCCTAGGAAAGAAGCGCTTCGAGAGCAATTGTACTACAAACTGATCTCAGCAGAAGAAATAGGTGATATGCAGGAATGGGCGGTTCGAATTAATGAGGTATTTAGTGGTGAAGCCCAGATCAAAATCAACCCAAGAATCATATCGGTTGAAGTCACAAGCGAAGCCACGTCTGATGAGCGAATCGACGGGGTAACTCCAAACGCACAATCAGTCCGTGTCGATAAACTCCCCAGAGAGTCAATAAAGCGGCTAATTATCAGTGGTATTGAAGATCGAAAAGGTCAGGACGAAAAGAAACAATTGACACCAGAGAAAGAGACAACGGATGAGAGTGCGGAAAACGAACGGAATGTGGCTGAAGAGACAAGCGAGGAGACTGGTGGTTCTAGCTTCACTTCCAACGACTTTGGGGATCCACAACTGCACGCCGATACGGTAGAAACATTGAAACGAGTTCTTAATGACTTCAGAATCGACATCCGAGAGATCGATCCGGATAATGTCGAAGTAGGGCCAAATGTAGTACGGTTTAAAATCCGACTCGCTCCTGGAGAAAAACAAAATTCACTAGAAAATCGAACTGAAGATATCGCCCGGGAGATGGCATTCGATAAGGAGCCAATGGTCCAACGTCTTCGCGGTACGGAGTACGTTGCCCTTGATGTTCCTCGAGAAGACAGCGTTGTGGTTCCCCTCCGAGAGTATAAAACACATTATAGAACGGCTGATGAAATTAGCACGGAATCGTTACCTTTCTTGGCGGGAGTTACTCCTGACGGTGAGATACACCATTCTGATCTTTCCAAAGCTCCACATATGCTGGTTGGTGGAGCCACTGGTAGTGGTAAAACAGTGTTCCTGTACTCACTGATTATGAACTTCATTGAGCAGAAGGGAGAGAAAAATATTGAATTTGCCCTGATAGATCCCAAAGAGACAGATTTCATTTTCTTCGACGCGTTGCCAAATCTCGTGACTGATGATGTAATAACCGATCCTAATGATGCAGCGGACCTGTTCGAGTGGCTAGTTGACGAGGAAATACCACGACGGAAAGAGTTGTTGAGGAAAAACGTCTGCAGAGACATAGGTGAGTATAACGAACAGAACCCGAACGACCAGATGAGTCCAATAGTTATTGTTATTGACGAGTACAGCGATTTCTTGCAGCAACTGGGCGCTGATGCCGGAGAAACAGAAAATAATGTCCGGCGAATCGCGCAGATTGCTAGAGCACAAGGGATTCACCTCGTCATCTCAACTCAGCGGCCCTCCCACGAAGCGATTGACACGGATCTCCGTGCCAACCTCAATACCAGAGTAGCCTTCCGGTTGCCGAAGCAAGCTGACTCACGAATTCTCATTGACGAAGGGGGAGCAGAAGAACTTGGCGGAAACGGCGACATGCTGTTTAAAAACTCAAAAGAAACAGTGCGACTCCAAGGATTCTATGTCGACTCAGACGACATACGCAATCTGATTACCAAATACCGCTAA
- a CDS encoding Druantia anti-phage system protein DruA, whose protein sequence is MGGTSEREIDFSPDLSEEYQKRFDALTDELIEFQESLDREVAIKDEVRTIEDKMDKEISEDRVKYLASLNVLLDLIEINYDIRKDTEFCVVRPDPDQYKDDPKKFKKQERAILQKERRAQFKEESVREFVREMENDTRRNATGERSILDLISDGKDLYQDLVPFLNQDREEIAEDLEDVVHPYIQKVETGKKCPHTGLDLMDIWRYFRYTWLTPYNTVPGRNINFLIRNKAKPNHPVMGIASLASPMMNLSVRDDFIGWTIDAVEQNLQRKKRVHEYKEQLPKEKRTADKKTRTVTQTEWLESEEEYHKRVSEFCSDLRAALEKSIENAISNIRYDDFIDEYSELSEDRFNNPDDTLIEILKEIEQQAEKTIENGNGENPEKKDSWEKRSETALFRKKRSSALQKLLRDRKYFHEHSDKDDEKFIREGLSSSSGRKAIKTALKETKKERVGANMMNIMVCGAIPPYNHILGGKLVAMALTGPEVINMYQDKYGDYQSKIASSMKGEPVTKPNELVFLDTTGLFEVGSAQYDRIRVPTENGRIEYEEVGYTEGYGSVQFGPETRKRLSQVTQMEEGRKVVKGRFGEGISPRIRKIRRGLRNCGLETDVLKHESRRIVYGIELARNTQEYLFGVDDNPEYYWEFENPKKEQESIYQHWIDRWASMRVQKQEILEEIREFDKHEFKLSNEIDFDNRQSSLSEFIIRNS, encoded by the coding sequence ATGGGTGGGACATCTGAACGAGAAATAGACTTTTCGCCTGACCTCTCCGAAGAGTACCAGAAGAGGTTTGACGCTTTGACAGATGAATTGATTGAATTTCAAGAGTCGCTTGATCGAGAGGTCGCTATAAAGGACGAGGTTCGAACTATCGAAGACAAAATGGATAAAGAGATTTCGGAAGACCGTGTCAAATACTTGGCTTCGTTAAACGTACTATTAGATCTGATAGAGATCAACTACGATATCCGCAAAGACACAGAGTTCTGCGTTGTCCGTCCTGATCCTGACCAATATAAGGACGATCCTAAGAAATTCAAAAAACAGGAAAGAGCCATTCTCCAAAAAGAGCGCCGGGCACAATTCAAAGAAGAAAGTGTTCGAGAGTTTGTCCGAGAGATGGAGAATGATACTCGTCGAAATGCAACCGGTGAGCGAAGCATTCTTGATTTAATCTCTGACGGAAAAGACCTTTATCAGGATCTAGTGCCGTTTCTGAACCAAGATCGCGAGGAAATTGCTGAAGATCTTGAGGACGTTGTCCACCCATATATCCAGAAAGTAGAAACAGGAAAAAAGTGTCCGCATACTGGATTGGATTTGATGGACATATGGAGATATTTCCGGTACACTTGGTTGACCCCGTACAATACAGTGCCTGGAAGAAATATCAATTTTCTTATTAGAAATAAAGCCAAGCCAAACCATCCTGTCATGGGGATTGCCTCTCTGGCAAGTCCGATGATGAACCTATCAGTAAGAGATGATTTCATTGGCTGGACAATCGACGCTGTCGAGCAAAATTTGCAACGGAAAAAGCGTGTACACGAATACAAGGAACAACTACCAAAGGAAAAGCGGACAGCAGATAAAAAGACTCGTACAGTAACTCAAACAGAGTGGTTAGAATCAGAGGAGGAATACCATAAAAGAGTCAGTGAATTTTGCTCTGACCTTCGTGCAGCTTTGGAAAAATCGATTGAGAACGCAATCTCGAATATTCGATACGACGACTTCATCGATGAATACTCCGAACTTTCAGAAGACCGGTTTAACAACCCAGATGATACACTGATTGAAATTCTTAAGGAGATTGAACAACAGGCTGAGAAAACAATTGAAAACGGAAACGGAGAAAATCCTGAGAAGAAAGACTCTTGGGAAAAAAGAAGCGAGACAGCCTTGTTCCGCAAGAAGCGATCAAGCGCTCTGCAAAAGTTACTCCGAGACAGGAAGTACTTCCACGAACACAGTGACAAAGACGATGAAAAATTCATCCGGGAAGGGTTGAGTAGTAGTTCAGGACGAAAAGCAATCAAAACAGCACTGAAAGAGACTAAGAAAGAACGTGTTGGAGCCAACATGATGAACATCATGGTTTGTGGCGCAATCCCACCGTATAATCATATTCTTGGAGGAAAGTTGGTGGCAATGGCCTTGACCGGTCCTGAAGTCATCAATATGTATCAAGACAAATATGGGGACTATCAGAGTAAGATCGCTAGCTCAATGAAGGGCGAACCCGTAACTAAGCCAAACGAGCTTGTTTTCTTAGACACTACTGGACTCTTCGAAGTTGGAAGTGCACAGTATGATCGCATCCGTGTTCCTACAGAAAATGGGCGCATTGAATACGAAGAAGTTGGTTACACGGAAGGATATGGGTCGGTACAGTTCGGTCCCGAGACACGAAAGCGACTTAGCCAAGTCACACAGATGGAAGAAGGTCGAAAAGTTGTCAAAGGTCGGTTTGGGGAGGGAATTTCTCCTCGTATCCGGAAGATTCGTCGAGGACTGAGAAACTGCGGATTAGAAACGGATGTACTGAAGCATGAGTCGAGGCGAATTGTCTACGGTATTGAGCTCGCAAGAAACACCCAAGAGTACCTTTTCGGAGTGGATGATAATCCGGAATACTACTGGGAGTTTGAGAACCCAAAAAAGGAACAAGAATCAATCTACCAGCACTGGATAGATCGTTGGGCGAGCATGAGGGTTCAAAAACAGGAGATTCTCGAAGAGATACGAGAGTTTGATAAACACGAGTTTAAATTGAGTAACGAGATTGATTTTGACAACCGACAATCCAGTCTCAGCGAATTTATTATAAGGAACAGTTAA